A stretch of DNA from Campylobacter gracilis:
TCTAATTTTAGGAAGGGCTTTTAAAATTTTATCTTTTCCGAGATGTCTTACGTCAAGTAGCACGTATGCGCCGAGCCCCTCGCCGTAGCCCCTGCCCTCGCGAATCTCGGTTTCGATTGCGCGAGCTACGACATCGCGCGGCGCAAGCTCCATCTTTTCGTGGTAATTTTTCATAAAGCGCTCGCCTTTGTTATTGAGCAGATATCCGCCCTCGCCGCGCGCAGCTTCGGTAATGAGCGCGCCGCCGCTTTTGATGCCTGTGGGATGAAACTGCACCATCTCGGGATCGCTAAATCCAAGACCTGCGCGCAGTGCCGCCGCGATACCGTCACCGGTGGCGATATAAGGTACCGAGGTGCGGTTGTAAAACATCCTCGTATATCCGCCCGTAGCGATTACCAAGGCTTTGCAAAGCACCGGATAAAAATCGCCGGTTTGGATATTTCGAAGCACGACGCCCTCGCATTTGCCCTCAGGCGCGCTGATCTCAAGCAGCTCGTGATCGATTAGAAATTTCACGCCGTTGCTGACCGCATCGTCAAAACAGGCGTGCATCAAGATATGACCCGTCTTATCGGCGGAGTAGTTGCATCGTTTTTTAGACGCGCCGCCCATGAAGCGTTGCGCTACGCCGCCCGGGACGCCGCTTTCTTTGCCGTCCACGCCGCCGCTGGCGTTTCTTGAAAATAGCGTGCCGATGTAATCCATCTCGGCAATCGTAGGACCCGCGAGTTCGCAAAATTTAATCGCGGCGTCCTGATCTACGAGATATGCGCCACCCTTTACGGTATCGTAGGCGTGAAGTTTGTATGAATCGCCGCCACTGAAACTCGTAACGCCGTTGATACCGCCTTCTGCCATACAGGTAGCGTTGCGCGAAGGCATCATCTTCGTAGCCACGACTACGCTGAGATTTGGATTACTCTTTCTTACCGCTACGGCTGCGCGCAAACCCGCGCCTCCCGAGCCGATAACGAGTACGTCCACACTAGGAAGGCCGCCTTCGTTGCCGCCGTCTGCGCTTTTACTCTTGTCGGTATCCACGCAGCCGCTAAGGCTAAGCGCGCCGACGCTGATACAGGCGGATTTTAAGAAATCGCGTCTGTTAAAATTTGATTCGCTCATTTTCCTCTCCATTTGAGAAATTCTTAGCTTAAGTTTAAAGTTCTAAACTAAAAACGTAATTTTAGTTTCATTTTTAACATAAGTCAAATATTATTTAGTGTA
This window harbors:
- the sdhA gene encoding 8-methylmenaquinol:fumarate reductase flavoprotein subunit produces the protein MSESNFNRRDFLKSACISVGALSLSGCVDTDKSKSADGGNEGGLPSVDVLVIGSGGAGLRAAVAVRKSNPNLSVVVATKMMPSRNATCMAEGGINGVTSFSGGDSYKLHAYDTVKGGAYLVDQDAAIKFCELAGPTIAEMDYIGTLFSRNASGGVDGKESGVPGGVAQRFMGGASKKRCNYSADKTGHILMHACFDDAVSNGVKFLIDHELLEISAPEGKCEGVVLRNIQTGDFYPVLCKALVIATGGYTRMFYNRTSVPYIATGDGIAAALRAGLGFSDPEMVQFHPTGIKSGGALITEAARGEGGYLLNNKGERFMKNYHEKMELAPRDVVARAIETEIREGRGYGEGLGAYVLLDVRHLGKDKILKALPKIRHTAILFEGIDLIEEPIPIRPTAHYSMGGIEVTKFDDMSTKISGLYTAGEASCISIHGANRLGGNSLTDAVVTGKLAGLGAADYAAKQSGFGDGKRASELAQKWQAKFKQIANGSGKANEMYELREELGAQLWDNMGIFRTGEKLDLLSQNLEGIKARYDELHVADANPVMNTAFTDYVELGNLILLARCACLAAQKRLESRGAHTREDYPKRDDKNFLKHSIVTMNDAGELSLGYKEVVVTEFSLDGRKPQ